A part of Aspergillus oryzae RIB40 DNA, chromosome 7 genomic DNA contains:
- a CDS encoding uncharacterized protein (predicted protein) has translation MPGNAISPDGALSMQAVNERPTSTWNTRRLGSRLGVDIASAATAGALTCPVITVIDRAIIEKASKGIPIRQTITSCFGSMIRHPAGFFLSTPFLLIYTLYTSTYLTANAIDTISSTMRNQPFSSVFAGTAKFLATTTVNMGICVYKDARFARIFGAQSKPTPSSSSTPARTSPPASCHPSGAATVPKVSYALFCLRDSITIFASFNVPTLIAPSIPDYIASTPGMKAAIAQFSCPALMQFASTPMHLLGLDLYNRQPPGGLGWRERVSRIRRDYVPSCFARMGKIVPAYGVGGVANVRLRSAMMEYLERTEK, from the exons ATGCCGGGAAATGCGATCTCTCCCGATGGAGCTCTCTCCATGCAGGCTGTCAATGAGCGGCCAACATCTACCTGGAATACCCGCCGATTAGGTTCGCGACTGGGTGTAGATATCGCCAGCGCTGCCACAGCAGGAGCTTTGACATGCCCCGTCATTACTGTTATCGATCG CGCGATCATCGAGAAAGCGTCTAAAGGCATTCCCATTCGACAGACGATCACATCATGTTTCGGGTCCATGATTCGTCATCCAGCgggcttcttcctcagtaCACCGTTTCTCCTTATATATACACTCTATACATCGACATATTTAACCGCCAATGCGATTGACACAATCTCGTCGACTATGCGCAATCAACCGTTTTCCTCCGTATTTGCCGGCACGGCCAAGTTCCTCGCCACGACAACGGTGAATATGGGAATCTGCGTATACAAGGATGCCAGGTTCGCGCGGATATTTGGCGCACAGTCCAAGCCtacaccatcttcctcatcgacaccTGCGCGCACGTCTCCCCCGGCCTCCTGTCACCCATCCGGCGCAGCCACAGTCCCCAAGGTCTCATATGCCCTCTTCTGTCTCCGTGATAGCATTACCATCTTCGCTTCCTTCAACGTCCCCACGTTAATAGCGCCGTCAATCCCTGATTATATTGCATCCACACCCGGGATGAAGGCAGCGATAGCTCAATTCTCCTGTCCGGCCCTCATGCAATTCGCCAGCACACCGATGCACTTGCTGGGTCTGGATCTGTATAACCGGCAACCGCCGGGAGGGCTGGGATGGCGCGAGCGGGTATCGCGTATTCGTCGCGATTATGTCCCCAGTTGTTTTGCTCGGATGGGGAAGATCGTGCCCGCATACGGTGTAGGAGGTGTGGCTAATGTGCGGCTAAGATCTGCTATGATGGAGTACCTAGAACGGACGGAGAAGTGA
- a CDS encoding TDA10 family protein (predicted kinase), with the protein MPEIIDDKSQHCIPFLLERLKAHQERFGNDPARTPPFFLGLNGVQGAGKTVLVSTLQSTLRSPPYSLPVITLSLDDLYLTHEEQVNLAKSHPANPLLQHRGQPGTHDLPLAKEVFESLRAGRATAIPQYDKSAYAGQGDRVPESQWEIVNGEGQEKIKVVIFEGWCVGFRALDDQLLREKWDAAVLRKEKGDYDGRLGYVPFEAAKAVNDALKDYDLITE; encoded by the exons ATGCCCGAAATAATCGACGACAAATCCCAACACTGcatcccattcctcctggAGCGCTTAAAAGCCCACCAAGAGCGATTCGGCAACGACCCGGCCAGAACCCCACCATTCTTTCTGGGGTTGAACGGCGTCCAGGGAGCCGGAAAGACGGTGCTG GTGTCCACTCTACAATCGACTCTGCGTTCCCCGCCATACTCCCTCCCCGTTATCACTCTGTCGCTCGACGATCTATACCTCACCCACGAGGAACAGGTCAATCTCGCCAAGTCGCACCCGGCAAATCCACTACTGCAGCATCGCGGACAACCGGGGACCCATGATCTGCCATTAGCCAAGGAGGTCTTTGAATCTCTCCGCGCGGGCCGAGCCACGGCTATTCCGCAGTATGATAAATCGGCGTATGCGGGGCAAGGGGATCGCGTACCCGAGTCGCAATGGGAGATTGTTAACGGTGAGGGGCAGGAGAAGATAAAGGTCGTTATCTTCGAGGGCTGGTGTGTTGGTTTCCGCGCTTTGGATGATCAGCTCCTGCGCGAGAAGTGGGATGCTGCTGTTTTGCGGAAAGAGAAGGGCGACTATGATGGACGGCTGGGATATGTGCCGTTTGAGGCCGCCAAGGCTGTTAATGATGCGCTGAAGGACTATGATCTGATCACGGAGTGA
- the mfp gene encoding putative peroxisomal multifunctional beta-oxidation protein (MFP) (peroxisomal multifunctional beta-oxidation protein and related enzymes): protein MSELRFDNQTVVVTGAGGGLGKAYATFFASRGANVVVNDLGGSHSGEGKSSKAADVVVEEIRAAGGKAVANYDSVENGEAIIDTAIKNFGRIDILINNAGILRDVSFKNMKDQDWDLITKVHTYGAYKCARAAWPHFRKQKYGRVINTASAAGLFGNFGQANYSAAKLGQVGFTETLAKEGAKYNIIANVIAPIAASRMTATIMPQDVLDILKPEWVVPLVAVLVHPSNTTETGGIYEVGGGHAAKLRWERAKGALLKTDDSLTPGAIARKWNDVNDFSQPEYPTGPADFMTLLEQGLKTPSAPSGQEPDFKGKVALVTGGGNGLGRAYCLLFAKYGASVVVNDLVDPEPVVQEIKKLGGQAVGNKASCEDGDAVVKTAIDAFGRIDILVNNAGILRDKAFTNMNDDLWNPVLNVHLRGTYKVTKAAWPYMLKQKYGRIVNTASTSGIYGNFGQANYAAAKLGILGFSRTLAIEGAKYNIKVNTIAPNAGTNMTRTIMPEEMVQAFKPDYVAPLVVLLSSDIVPGTGTKGLYECGSGWFTSTRWQRSGGHGFPVDVKLTPEEVVKNWKKITNFDDGRADHPEDSQAGSEKVMANMGNRSDAAEGGNDILANIEKAKQATTDGTAFDYADRDVILYNLSLGAKRTDLPFVYENNEHFQALPTFGVVPWFNTTVPYNMDDIVKNFSPMMLLHGEQYMEIRKFPIPTEAKTLTFPKLIDVVDKGAAALVVAGFTTKDAKTGEDLFYNESTVFIRGSGGFGGSPKPTAARPKGATAAYKAPQRKPDAVVEEKTSEDQAALYRLNGDRNPLHIDPEFSKVGGFKTPILHGLCSLGVSGKHVYSKFGAYKNIKVRFAGVVLPGQTLRTEMWKEGNTVLFQTTVVETGKPAISGAGVELLEGAKAKL, encoded by the exons ATGTCTGAGCTGCGCTTCGACAACCAAACCGTCGTTGTGACGGGAGCTGGCGGTGGTCTCGGTAAGGCCTATGctaccttctttgcctcGAGGGGCGCAAACGTCGTCGTGAACGACTTGGGTGGTTCCCACTCCGGTGAGGGCAAGTCATCAAAG GCTGCCGATGTGGTCGTCGAGGAGATCCGTGCTGCCGGAGGCAAGGCAGTCGCCAACTACGACAGCGTTGAGAACGGTGAAGCTATTATTGATACCGCCATCAAGAACTTTGGCCGcatcgatatcctcattaACAACGCCGGTATTCTCCGGGATGTCAGCTTTAAGAACATGAAGGACCAGGACTGGGACCTTATTACCAAAGTTCACACCTATGGTGCATACAAGTGCGCAAGAGCCGCATGGCCTCATTTCCGGAAACAGAAGTACGGCCGTGTCATCAACACTGCCTCGGCTGCGGGTCTGTTCGGTAACTTTGGCCAAGCCAACTACTCTG CGGCCAAGCTCGGTCAGGTCGGTTTCACCGAGACCCTCGCTAAGGAGGGTGCCAAGTACAACATCATTGCCAACGTTATTGCCCCTATCG CTGCTAGCCGCATGACTGCCACCATTATGCCTCAGGATGTTCTGGACATCCTTAAGCCCGAATGGGTTGTCCCCTTGGTGGCCGTTTTGGTGCACCCCTCCAACACAACCGAGACTGGTGGAATCTACGAAGTCGGCGGTGGTCATGCTGCTAAGTTGCGCTGGGAGCGTGCCAAGGGTGCTCTGCTCAAGACCGACGACTCCTTGACCCCTGGTGCTATCGCTAGGAAGTGGAATGATGTCAACGACTTCTCTCAGCCCGAGTACCCGACTGGTCCTGCTGACTTCATGACCCTCTTGGAGCAGGGCTTGAAGACCCCCAGCGCCCCGTCAGGCCAAGAGCCTGACTTCAAGGGCAAGGTTGCTCTTGtcactggtggtggtaaCGG TCTCGGACGCGCGTACTGTTTGCTTTTCGCCAAGTATGGCGCCTCTGTGGTGGTGAACGATCTGGTCGACCCGGAGCCTGTTGTGCAGGAAATTAAGAAGCTGGGTGGTCAGGCCGTCGGTAACAAGGCTTCCTGCGAAGATGGCGACGCCGTTGTCAAGACTGCCATTGACGCTTTCGGACGTATCGATATCCTGGTTAACAACGCCGGTATCCTGCGTGACAAGGCCTTCACCAACATGAACGACGACCTGTGGAACCCCGTTCTCAATGTCCACCTCCGTGGTACCTACAAGGTTACCAAGGCTGCCTGGCCTTACATGCTCAAGCAGAAATATGGTCGTATCGTCAACACCGCTAGCACCAGCGGTATCTACGGTAACTTCGGCCAGGCCAACTACGCCGCGGCGAAGCTTGGTATCCTCGGTTTCTCTCGTACCCTCGCTATTGAGGGCGCCAAGTACAACATCAAGGTCAACACCATCGCTCCCAACGCCGGTACTAACATGACCCGTACTATCATGCCTGAGGAGATGGTCCAGGCCTTCAAGCCCGACTATGTTGCTCCTCTCGtcgttcttctttcctcggACATTGTCCCCGGAACCGGCACCAAGGGTCTGTACGAGTGTGGCAGCGGTTGGTTCACTAGCACTCGCTGGCAGCGTTCGGGCGGCCACGGCTTCCCCGTGGACGTCAAGTTGACCCCtgaggaggttgtgaagaactggaagaagatcaccAACTTCGACGACGGCCGTGCGGACCACCCCGAGGATAGCCAGGCCGGTTCTGAGAAGGTCATGGCCAACATGGGCAACCGCAGTGATGCCGCCGAGGGTGGCAACGACATCTTGGCCAATAtcgagaaggccaagcaggCGACCACCGACGGAACTGCCTTTGACTACGCCGACCGGGATGTCATTCTCTACAACCTCAGCTTGGGTGCCAAGCGCACTGACCTGCCTTTCGTATACGAGAACAATGAGCACTTCCAGGCTCTTCCCACCTTCGGTGTGGTCCCTTGGTTCAACACCACCGTGCCTTACAACATGGACGACATTGTGAAGAACTTCTCCCCCATGATGCTGCTGCACGGTGAACAGTACATGGAGATCCGCAAATTCCCCATCCCCACCGAGGCCAAGACCCTGACCTTCCCCAAGCTCATTGATGTTGTCGACAAGGGCGCCGCTGCTCTCGTGGTTGCCGGTTTCACCACCAAGGACGCTAAGACTGGAGAGGACCTCTTCTATAACGAGTCCACCGTTTTCATCCGTGGCAGTGGCGGCTTCGGCGGATCCCCCAAGCCCACCGCTGCCCGCCCCAAGGGAGCCACCGCGGCCTACAAGGCTCCTCAGCGCAAGCCAGATGCTGTTGTCGAGGAGAAGACCTCCGAGGACCAGGCTGCCCTCTACCGTCTCAACGGTGACCGCAACCCTCTTCACATTGACCCTGAGTTCAGCAAGGTCGGTGGCTTCAAGACTCCTATCCTGCACGGTCTGTGCTCTCTGGGTGTCTCCGGCAAGCACGTGTACAGCAAGTTCGGTGCCTATAAGAACATCAAGGTTCGCTTCGCCGGTGTTGTCCTGCCCGGTCAGACTCTGAGGACCGAGATGTGGAAGGAGGGCAACACCGTCCTGTTCCAGACCACTGTTGTGGAGACTGGCAAGCCCGCCATCAGCGGCGCTGGTGTTGAGCTGTTGGAGGGAGCCAAGGCTAAACTGTAA
- a CDS encoding E3 ubiquitin-protein ligase (predicted protein), with the protein MVLSLPVPSFSKSPTTSTSTAPPLRPNDSNQSTTISEALRNNPFGITSRSLLIPPSAPTTADQNREQEELNNALEILARIFPDVKIEVFRELLVRFDGQSRLHVCVEQLLRHKKEWVAGRWNVPGDDAEAAPVTGSLVIPRNERFRTTEYKLAVRTVLLKEFSGLSKSTVDAVLAEVNFCYVRARPTLRDLSKRTWRATFNSLFPSFKSKKDKEESPLVVWQRHANGEVVPTLKETGCVELDRELHDALLAPLLSAKKVECEDRDRRLAEELNEEEAKAAAALYECECCLSDVTFEQISTCSESMHIICYGCIRRTIQEALFGQGWGKSVDVERSTLKCLTPFAHDGCNGSLHPEVVKRAILLDKGGSETYVKFEGRLASEALLKSQLKLIRCPFCSYAEVDSVYHPSAKGITWRFRRDGIISTIILTVMLLDMIPLLVIPVIILYILDPSAVQNFLHNSFLNLCLKVRPKRFTCANPLCQRVSCITCQKPWRDPHVCFEPLLLDLRATVEAARTAAVKRTCPRCGLSFVKSSGCNKLTCVCGYSMCYLCRKGLSPPSKATQRFRPRQRQQENINPANAAENDDQNLDDEEFDEPEGYKHFCEHFRINPGAHCTECNKCELYQDEDEEAVARRAGEKAEREWRMRQGMASLGVRSLQVNRSFSRPNKSAGDISLSGQGKGLNYWLDEVWREGRWKMEGQAFVDWVVERVVVIDEI; encoded by the coding sequence ATGGTCCTCTCGCTACCTGtcccaagcttctccaaatcccCAACAACGTCAACATCAACCGCCCCTCCCCTCCGCCCCAACGACAGCaaccaatccaccaccatcagCGAAGCCCTCCGCAACAACCCCTTCGGAATCACCTCGCGCTCGCTCCTAATCCCCCCATCTGCTCCTACAACCGCAGACCAAAACcgcgaacaagaagaactAAACAACGCCCTAGAAATCCTCGCCCGGATCTTCCCAGACGTGAAGATCGAAGTCTTCCGGGAATTACTCGTACGGTTTGACGGGCAGAGCCGGCTGCATGTCTGCGTTGAGCAGCTCTTGCGTCATAAAAAGGAATGGGTGGCCGGCCGGTGGAATGTCCCCGGGGATGACGCCGAGGCGGCGCCGGTAACTGGGAGCCTGGTGATTCCGCGGAATGAACGGTTTCGGACGACTGAATACAAGCTTGCTGTGAGGACGGTGCTATTAAAGGAATTCAGCGGGTTGAGCAAGAGTACGGTTGATGCGGTTCTGGCGGAAGTGAACTTTTGTTATGTGCGGGCGAGGCCGACGTTGAGGGATCTTTCGAAGAGGACGTGGCGGGCGACGTTTAATagtctttttccttcttttaagagtaagaaggataaggaggAGAGTCCGTTGGTTGTATGGCAGCGGCATGCGAATGGGGAGGTGGTTCCGACGTTGAAGGAGACGGGGTGTGTGGAGTTGGATCGGGAGTTGCATGATGCTTTGCTGGCGCCGTTGCTGAGCGCGAAGAAAGTGGAGTGTGAGGATCGGGATCGCAGGTtggcggaggagttgaatgaggaagaggcgaagGCCGCTGCTGCGCTTTACGAATGCGAGTGTTGTTTATCTGATGTGACGTTCGAGCAGATCTCGACTTGTTCGGAAAGCATGCATATCATCTGCTATGGTTGTATCCGGCGGACGATCCAGGAAGCGCTGTTTGGTCAGGGCTGGGGGAAGTCTGTCGACGTGGAGCGGTCGACCCTGAAGTGTTTGACCCCGTTCGCCCATGATGGCTGTAATGGGAGCTTGCATCCGGAGGTTGTTAAACGAGCTATCCTCCTTGACAAGGGCGGATCTGAGACCTATGTTAAGTTTGAGGGTCGGCTGGCCTCAGAGGCTCTTCTCAAGTCGCAGCTGAAGCTCATTCGCTGTCCCTTTTGCTCGTACGCGGAGGTTGACTCGGTTTATCATCCCTCGGCGAAGGGGATCACCTGGCGCTTTCGTCGGGATGGGATCATCTCTACAATTATACTTACCGTCATGCTCCTAGACATGATACCCTTGCTCGTCATTCCCGTGATCATTCTCTACATTCTAGACCCATCCGCCGTTCAGAACTTCCTGCACAACTCGTTCCTAAACCTGTGTCTTAAGGTGCGGCCGAAGAGGTTCACCTGCGCAAACCCATTATGCCAACGGGTCAGTTGCATAACATGCCAAAAACCATGGCGTGACCCACACGTCTGCTTTGAGCCACTCTTACTCGACCTACGAGCTACAGTTGAGGCCGCCCGCACAGCTGCAGTGAAACGCACCTGTCCCCGCTGCGGCCTATCCTTCGTCAAATCTTCTGGCTGCAACAAATTAACCTGCGTCTGTGGATACTCCATGTGTTACCTCTGCCGCAAGGGCCTCAGCCCTCCATCCAAAGCCACGCAACGATTTCGCCCCAGACAACGTCAACAAGAAAATATCAACCCAGCAAACGCAGCAGAGAACGACGACCAAAACCTAGACGACGAGGAATTCGATGAACCAGAGGGCTACAAGCATTTCTGCGAACATTTCCGCATCAACCCGGGAGCTCACTGTACCGAGTGCAACAAATGCGAACTGtatcaagatgaagacgaagaggctGTCGCACGTCGAGCGGGTGAGAAAGCCGAACGCGAATGGCGCATGCGGCAAGGCATGGCAAGCCTCGGAGTCCGGTCTTTGCAGGTCAACAGGTCCTTCTCACGACCGAACAAGTCAGCCGGCGATATATCATTGTCGGGTCAAGGGAAGGGCCTGAACTACTGGCTGGATGAAGTGTGGCGGGAGGGTCGGTGGAAGATGGAAGGACAGGCCTTTGTGGATTGGGTGGTAGAACGGGTGGTTGTTATTGACGAGATTTga